One part of the Lotus japonicus ecotype B-129 chromosome 2, LjGifu_v1.2 genome encodes these proteins:
- the LOC130736591 gene encoding protein FAR1-RELATED SEQUENCE 5-like: MNDSEEDNWLNPFDDDLCIIDEDESLNSNPVNDPENDGNEDENCLKEDENGLKEGENLIDVNVGDNEGGNFVDVDEMIETVQDSQKDSDIDVKVMKMITELSADDIRELDFCSEEEACEFYSKYARFRGFSPRKDDVYKDSDGNIISRQIVCNRAGQRHQKHMHNGGRTKQPKPITRVCCLAIIRFRCVSSSKRWKVVFFCDEHNHPLTPFKHVHLIPKFRQLSEGDKAQGDGMNLVGVRTRNIMEVIIGQKGGAETVGFTNKDLSNHLDKEKRKRIKDGDAVAALPYLQGKCDSDPLFFFKYNKSEEGNLLNLLWCDGTSRLDYNVFGDVVAFDSTYKKNKYNKPLVIFCGYNHHKQTTIFAAALVHDEKTETYKWVLETLTEEMFNRHPKVAVTDGDKAMKEAIRVVWPNTTHRQCAWHIHQNAIKKTRNTDFADEFKLFVYANLNPNRFGEKWDKLIEKHGLANNEWIEMMYETRASWASTFMQDKFFAGIRTTSLCEGINSFIKNYLHCKCSLLDFLFNFERALKKYRHNELVSDFKSSYGEPVITTALSGIEYGAAKILTGDMFWEVKSQIEDALGINVEREEVSNIVMMKMRKISNHIKEYIVVYDKNQKKFVCDCGYYEYFFIPCSHIIAGMRSEYIDEFPTNLVSKRWLKSAKSAHVYSITEPSIQSQNLKLLRKGAMSAACNYLAEMACEKDDEYASVMEGIYKLLRDVQKSRKPGCTSNSAAFDVGDPIVVPARGAPKKNKTGTKRRQCSNCRGIGRTIRTCPALLYSDQVPNTEGGESATEGRK, from the coding sequence ATGAATGATTCTGAAGAAGATAATTGGCTTAATCCGTTTGATGACGACCTTTGTATCATCGATGAGGATGAAAGTCTGAATTCTAACCCTGTCAACGATCCTGAGAACGATGGGAATGAGGATGAAAATTGTTTGAAGGAGGATGAAAATGGTTTGAAGGAGGGTGAGAATCTGATTGATGTGAATGTAGGGGATAATGAAGGTGGAAATTTTGTGGATGTCGATGAGATGATTGAGACTGTACAGGACAGTCAAAAGGACTCTGATATAGATGTTAAAGTCATGAAAATGATTACTGAATTGTCTGCAGACGACATTAGAGAGTTGGATTTTTGTTCTGAGGAGGAAGCATGTGAATTCTATTCCAAATATGCTCGTTTCCGTGGATTCTCTCCAAGAAAAGATGATGTTTACAAGGATTCTGATGGCAATATTATCTCACGTCAGATAGTGTGCAATAGGGCTGGTCAAAGGCATCAGAAGCATATGCATAATGGTGGTAGAACAAAACAACCTAAGCCTATTACTAGAGTCTGTTGCCTTGCTATAATTCGATTTCGTTGTGTTTCTAGCAGTAAAAGGTggaaagttgtttttttttgcgATGAGCACAATCACCCATTAACACCATTTAAGCATGTTCATTTGATTCCAAAATTCCGGCAGTTGAGCGAAGGGGACAAAGCTCAAGGAGATGGTATGAACCTGGTTGGTGTGAGGACCCGCAATATTATGGAGGTGATAATTGGCCAAAAAGGGGGGGCTGAGACTGTAGGCTTTACCAACAAGGACTTGTCCAACCACCTAGACAAGGAAAAAAGGAAGAGAATCAAAGATGGTGATGCAGTTGCGGCGCTACCCTATTTACAAGGAAAATGTGACAGTGACCCACTATTTTTCTTCAAGTACAACAAATCAGAAGAAGGTAATCTCCTTAACTTGCTCTGGTGTGATGGCACTAGTAGACTTGATTATAATGTGTTTGGTGATGTGGTTGCCTTTGATAGCACATACAAGAAGAACAAGTATAATAAGCCTTTGGTGATTTTTTGTGGATACAACCACCACAAGCAAACAACTATCTTTGCTGCTGCACTTGTTCATGATGAGAAAACGGAGACTTACAAATGGGTTTTGGAAACCTTGACTGAAGAAATGTTTAACAGACATCCTAAGGTGGCGGTTACAGATGGAGATAAAGCAATGAAGGAAGCTATTAGAGTTGTGTGGCCGAATACCACGCATCGTCAATGTGCATGGCACATTCACCAGAATGCTATAAAAAAGACTAGAAATACTGATTTTGCAGATGAATTCAAGTTATTTGTGTATGCTAACTTGAACCCTAACAGGTTTGGAGAGAAGTGGGATAAACTGATTGAGAAACATGGTCTAGCCAACAACGAATGGATTGAGATGATGTATGAGACAAGAGCTTCTTGGGCAAGCACCTTCATGCAAGACAAATTTTTTGCTGGTATTCGTACAACGTCTTTATGTGAAGGTATTAACTCATTCATAAAGAATTATCTGCATTGTAAGTGTTCTTTGTtggattttcttttcaattttgagCGGGCTTTGAAGAAATACAGGCACAATGAGTTGGTTTCTGATTTTAAGTCTTCTTATGGTGAGCCTGTTATCACAACTGCACTTAGTGGCATTGAGTATGGAGCTGCCAAAATATTAACCGGGGATATGTTCTGGGAAGTTAAGAGTCAAATTGAAGATGCTCTAGGGATAAATGTGGAGCGTGAGGAGGTGTCCAATATtgtgatgatgaaaatgagaaaaattagTAATCACATAAAAGAATATATTGTGGTTTATGATAAGAACCAGAAAAAGTTTGTCTGTGATTGTGGTTATTATGAGTATTTTTTTATTCCTTGTTCTCACATAATAGCTGGGATGAGAAGTGAGTATATTGATGAATTTCCAACCAATCTAGTTTCTAAGAGGTGGTTGAAATCAGCCAAGTCTGCTCATGTGTATTCAATTACAGAGCCTAGTATTCAATCACAGAATTTGAAATTGTTGCGAAAAGGAGCTATGTCTGCCGCATGCAACTATCTCGCAGAAATGGCATGCGAAAAGGATGATGAATATGCAAGTGTAATGGAAGGCATTTATAAACTGTTGAGGGATGTTCAGAAGAGTCGCAAACCGGGTTGTACATCAAACAGTGCAGCCTTTGATGTGGGTGATCCAATTGTTGTACCGGCTAGAGGTGCCCCCAAGAAGAACAAAACTGGCACCAAGAGAAGGCAGTGCTCAAATTGCAGGGGTATTGGACGCACGATTCGTACGTGTCCGGCTTTGCTTTATTCTGATCAAGTCCCTAATACTGAAGGAGGTGAATCTGCAACTGAAGGAAGGAAATGA